In Ananas comosus cultivar F153 linkage group 10, ASM154086v1, whole genome shotgun sequence, the following proteins share a genomic window:
- the LOC109716559 gene encoding uncharacterized protein LOC109716559 isoform X1, with translation MAEPEPEPQRALPKTPAAGAWRSGVHFPNPPETATWSAGPRYPNPPDPANPDPATLREQWLFATRRYSRWYSRAWGAAALAALSFFALGRALKGSNPIPSHNPHPASTSASSSAADDNHHRRNQKLFLNAWSCQQSVTLLSENILMIE, from the exons ATGgcggagccggagccggagccCCAGCGCGCTCTTCCGAAGACACCGGCGGCGGGGGCGTGGCGGAGCGGCGTGCACTTCCCGAACCCGCCGGAGACGGCGACGTGGAGCGCCGGCCCGCGCTACCCGAACCCGCCGGACCCGGCGAACCCGGACCCGGCGACGCTCCGCGAGCAGTGGCTCTTCGCGACGCGGCGCTACAGCCGGTGGTACTCCCGCGCCTGgggcgccgccgccctcgccgcccTCTCCTTCTTCGCCCTCGGCCGGGCCCTCAAAGGCTCCAACCCCATCCCCTCCCACAACCCCCAccccgcctccacctccgcctcctcctccgctgccgATGATAACCACCACAG GAGGAACCAGAAATTGTTTCTAAATGCTTGGTCATGTCAGCAATCCGTCACCTTGCTGTCAGAGAACATACtcatgatagaatag
- the LOC109716558 gene encoding LOW QUALITY PROTEIN: protein trichome birefringence-like 23 (The sequence of the model RefSeq protein was modified relative to this genomic sequence to represent the inferred CDS: inserted 1 base in 1 codon) — MGSHREPWPSLYRNRSNHIYIKLFVSTLLVVISYRLLFSCSAPFFSFSNPPTTAEGAVASEVGVGVEETRKETTVIAEAANPQMASDDEEVFQEEQCDLFAGEWIPNPSGPAYTNASCRFIEDHQNCMLNGKPDTGYLYWKWKPYGCDIPPLDAKKFLDAMRNKSWALIGDSILRNHAQSLICLLSKAEEAVEVNHDENFKSREWRFPSHNFTVSLLWAPFLIKSETFENEDGESKSEIQLHLDELDPKWINQYESFDYVVISGGQWFLKTVIVWQNGTVIGCHYCPGKNLPELGVEYIYRNALRMAFNFITSSSRKPRVIYRTWXHFEDGEWFNGGKCDRTVPYKEGEFKGKNIDHLMRRVELEEFKRVEGAGHAAPLKLMDTYHLSLLRPDGHAGPYRQFRPFDKGRNVKVQTDCLHWCVPGPIDAWNDLMMEMVMNE, encoded by the exons ATGGGTTCACATAGGGAGCCATGGCCATCTCTTTACCGTAACAGGAGCAACCACATCTACATCAAGCTCTTCGTTTCCACCCTTCTTGTGGTGATCTCCTATCGCCTCCTCTTCTCCTGCTCCGCccccttcttttccttctctaaCCCACCAACCACTGCTGAGGGAGCTGTGGCTTCTGAAGTTGGAGTTGGGGTTGAGGAAACTCGGAAAG AAACTACAGTTATTGCGGAGGCAGCAAATCCTCAAATGGCGTCAGATGATGAAGAAGTTTTTCAAGAAG AACAATGTGATCTTTTCGCTGGAGAATGGATACCAAATCCTTCAGGACCAGCTTATACAAATGCGAGCTGCCGTTTTATTGAAGATCATCAGAACTGTATGTTGAATGGAAAGCCTGACACAGGGTATCTTTACTGGAAATGGAAACCATACGGTTGTGACATACCACCATTGGATGCCAAGAAGTTTCTAGATGCCATGCGGAATAAAAGTTGGGCGCTCATTGGTGACTCGATTCTTCGCAATCATGCCCAATCATTGATTTGCCTTCTATCCAAG GCAGAAGAAGCTGTTGAGGTCAACCACGACGAAAATTTCAAATCGCGAGAATGGCGCTTCCCCTCCCACAACTTCACCGTCTCTCTTCTCTGGGCTCCTTTTCTAATCAAGTCTGAAACTTTCGAGAACGAAGACGGTGAGTCAAAATCCGAAATCCAGCTCCATCTCGACGAACTGGACCCGAAATGGATCAACCAATACGAAAGCTTTGACTACGTAGTCATATCGGGCGGGCAATGGTTCTTGAAGACCGTGATCGTTTGGCAGAACGGAACAGTCATCGGCTGCCACTACTGCCCGGGAAAGAACTTACCTGAGCTCGGGGTGGAGTACATTTACCGAAATGCCCTCCGGATGGCCTTCAACTTCATCACCTCTTCATCTCGCAAGCCGCGTGTTATATACAGGACGT ACCACTTCGAAGACGGCGAGTGGTTTAACGGCGGGAAGTGTGATAGGACGGTGCCGTATAAGGAAGGTGAGTTCAAAGGTAAAAATATAGACCATTTAATGCGGAGGGTCGAGCTGGAAGAGTTCAAGAGGGTGGAAGGTGCAGGGCATGCTGCTCCGCTAAAGCTGATGGATACTTACCATCTTTCGTTGCTACGGCCGGACGGGCACGCGGGCCCTTACAGACAATTTCGTCCCTTTGATAAGGGTAGGAATGTGAAAGTACAAACCGATTGCTTGCACTGGTGCGTGCCGGGGCCGATAGATGCTTGGAACGATTTAATGATGGAAATGGTGATGAATGAGTGA
- the LOC109716756 gene encoding hydroquinone glucosyltransferase: MENGTRAPTPHVALLPTPGMGHLIPLAELAKRLVAAPHGFSVTIVTFASTASKTQRAFLSSLPRSISSLSLPPVPLDDLPADAHIETLMSHEAARSVPALAALLRGLKAETRLVAFVADLFGADTLDAAREVGVPGYLFFPSNLHLLSLLLHLPSLDASTTCEFRDLPGPVELPGCVPIPGSEILDPLQDRSNECYRWMVHHGARYREARGILVNTFEAIEPGPAAALRAEDPARPPVYPVGPLVQSADPAGPDPAGCVAWLDEQPPGSVLFVSFGSGGTLTTEQMRELALGLEMSSQRFLWVVRSPSDKGEVSAAYYDAESKGDPFAYLPEGFAERTKRVGKVVSSWAPQMRVLGHEATGGFLTHCGWNSTLESVVSGVPMIAWPLYAEQRQNAIVLVGGVGAALRPKRAAAAAVVGREEVAEVVRELMEGEAGKKVRAKVRELKEAAQTGLSEDGAAYEALLQVAGRWKQVN, from the coding sequence ATGGAGAACGGGACGAGAGCTCCGACGCCCCACGTCGCGCTCCTCCCCACCCCGGGGATGGGGCACCTCATCCCGCTCGCGGAGCTCGCGAAGCGCCTCGTGGCGGCCCCGCATGGCTTCTCCGTCACCATCGTCACCTTCGCGAGCACGGCGAGCAAGACGCAGCGGGCGTTCCTCTCGTCCCTCCCCCGCTCCATCTCCTCGCTCTCGCTCCCCCCCGTGCCCCTCGACGACCTACCCGCCGACGCGCACATCGAGACGCTCATGTCCCACGAGGCCGCGCGCTCCGTCCCCGCCCTCGCCGCGCTCCTCCGCGGGCTCAAGGCCGAGACCCGCCTCGTCGCCTTCGTGGCCGACCTCTTCGGCGCCGACACCCTCGACGCCGCGCGCGAGGTCGGCGTCCCGGGCTACCTCTTCTTCCCCTCCAACCTCCACCTGCTCTCCCTCCTGCTCCACCTCCCCTCCCTCGACGCGTCCACCACCTGCGAGTTCCGGGACCTCCCGGGCCCCGTCGAGCTCCCCGGCTGCGTCCCCATCCCGGGCTCCGAGATCCTCGACCCGCTCCAGGACCGCTCCAACGAGTGCTACCGCTGGATGGTCCACCACGGCGCGCGCTACCGCGAGGCCCGGGGCATCCTGGTCAACACCTTCGAGGCGATCGAGCCCGGCCCGGCCGCCGCGCTCCGGGCCGAGGACCCGGCCCGGCCCCCGGTCTACCCGGTCGGGCCGCTGGTCCAGAGCGCCGACCCGGCCGGCCCCGACCCGGCCGGGTGCGTCGCGTGGCTGGACGAGCAGCCCCCCGGGTCCGTGCTCTTCGTGTCCTTCGGGAGCGGGGGCACGCTCACGACGGAGCAGATGCGGGAGCTGGCCCTGGGGCTCGAGATGAGCTCGCAGCGGTTCCTGTGGGTGGTGCGGAGCCCGAGCGACAAGGGGGAGGTGAGCGCGGCGTACTACGACGCCGAGAGCAAGGGGGACCCGTTCGCGTACCTCCCCGAGGGCTTCGCGGAGCGGACGAAGCGGGTGGGCAAGGTGGTGTCGTCGTGGGCGCCGCAGATGCGGGTGCTGGGCCACGAGGCGACGGGCGGGTTCCTGACGCACTGCGGCTGGAACTCGACGCTGGAGAGCGTGGTGAGCGGCGTGCCCATGATCGCGTGGCCGCTCTACGCCGAGCAGCGCCAGAACGCCATCGTGCTCGTGGGCGGCGTCGGCGCGGCGCTGCGGCCgaagcgggcggcggcggcggcggtggtggggagggaggaggtggcggaggtGGTGAGGGAGCTCATGGAGGGGGAGGCCGGGAAGAAGGTGCGCGCCAAGGTGAGGGAGCTCAAGGAGGCCGCCCAGACGGGCCTCAGCGAGGACGGCGCCGCCTACGAGGCGCTCCTCCAAGTCGCCGGCAGGTGGAAGCAAGTAAACTGA
- the LOC109716559 gene encoding uncharacterized protein LOC109716559 isoform X2 has protein sequence MAEPEPEPQRALPKTPAAGAWRSGVHFPNPPETATWSAGPRYPNPPDPANPDPATLREQWLFATRRYSRWYSRAWGAAALAALSFFALGRALKGSNPIPSHNPHPASTSASSSAADDNHHR, from the exons ATGgcggagccggagccggagccCCAGCGCGCTCTTCCGAAGACACCGGCGGCGGGGGCGTGGCGGAGCGGCGTGCACTTCCCGAACCCGCCGGAGACGGCGACGTGGAGCGCCGGCCCGCGCTACCCGAACCCGCCGGACCCGGCGAACCCGGACCCGGCGACGCTCCGCGAGCAGTGGCTCTTCGCGACGCGGCGCTACAGCCGGTGGTACTCCCGCGCCTGgggcgccgccgccctcgccgcccTCTCCTTCTTCGCCCTCGGCCGGGCCCTCAAAGGCTCCAACCCCATCCCCTCCCACAACCCCCAccccgcctccacctccgcctcctcctccgctgccgATGATAACCACCACAG GTAA